A genome region from Oryzias melastigma strain HK-1 linkage group LG12, ASM292280v2, whole genome shotgun sequence includes the following:
- the csgalnact1a gene encoding chondroitin sulfate N-acetylgalactosaminyltransferase 1, whose protein sequence is MLHVEMLRRGLLTWASRVGGLLVLLCCSLSLLYVMTCSPPHSDNPPLTHVLPHAGSNHAKLGPIIGAGTGETGGARAAAQSPPGAHSYQVLLQERDEQHRLYISSLKKQIAQLKEDLQERSEQLKKVQDSLKRDGPAGRKESESQGGGHGDVQGLKSQQSDLQEFLRSQLSKAEVLSGTRLPSEYAVVPFESFTLQKMYQLEMGLTRHPEEKPVRKDKRDDLGEVLEVALRSLNTPPSPQDGRDAAENRKTSKIYTPSDFIEGITRTEKDKGTLYELTFRGESTSEFKRLTLFRPFGPLIKVKNERVDTANVLINIIVPLSRRTDKFKQFMHNFREVCVRQDGRVHLTVVYFGKEQMSEVRSTLENTSREVNFKNYTLLQLDEEFSRGRGLDVGARAWKAGNVLLFFCDVDIYFNADFLNTCRINTQPGKKVFYPVLFSQYNPSLIYGGPEHIPPVEQQLVIKKDTGFWRDFGFGMTCQYRSDFINIGGFDIDIKGWGGEDVHLYRKYLHSNLLVVRAPSRGLFHLWHEKHCADELPPDQYRMCMQSKAMNEASHGQLGMLFFRQEIETHLRKQKQQPNPKKT, encoded by the exons ATGCTACACGTGGAAATGTTAAGGCGAGGACTGCTAACCTGGGCGTCCCGTGTTGGGGGGTTGCTGGtgctcctctgctgctcccTGTCACTTCTGTACGTCATGACGTGCAGCCCTCCACACTCCGACAACCCCCCGCTGACTCACGTGTTACCCCACGCCGGATCCAACCACGCCAAGTTAGGCCCGATCATCGGAGCTGGGACCGGGGAGACGGGGGGAGCCCGGGCGGCGGCCCAAAGCCCGCCTGGAGCCCACTCTTACCAGGTCCTCCTGCAGGAGCGAGATGAGCAACACCGCCTCTACATCTCCTCCCTGAAGAAGCAGATAGCCCAGCTGAAGGAGGATTTGCAAGAACGCAGCGAGCAGCTGAAAAAAGTACAGGACAGCCTCAAAAGAGACGGTCCAGCAGGGAGGAAGGAGTCCGAATCCCAGGGTGGGGGCCACGGAGACGTTCAGGGACTTAAGAGCCAGCAGTCGGACCTCCAGGAGTTTTTGAGGAGCCAACTGTCAAAGGCTGAAGTCCTTTCGGGCACCAGACTGCCCAGTGAATACGCGGTGGTGCCTTTCGAGAGCTTCACCCTGCAGAAGATGTACCAGCTGGAGATGGGGCTCACCCGTCACCCCGAGGAGAAACCTGTGCGGAAGGACAAAAGGGATGACCTGGGGGAGGTGCTGGAGGTGGCTCTGCGCAGCCTCAACACCCCCCCATCTCCACAGGACGGCAGGGATGCTGCAGAAAACCGCAAAACAAGCAAAATCTACACACCATCAGACTTCATAGAAG GTATCACTCGTACAGAGAAGGACAAAGGCACGCTGTACGAGCTGACCTTCAGAGGGGAGTCGACCAGTGAATTCAAGCGTCTGACCCTCTTCCGACCTTTCGGACCCCTGATAAAGGTCAAAAACGAGAGGGTGGACACGGCCAACGTCCTCATCAACATCATCGTCCCGCTCTCCAGACGCACCGACAAGTTCAAGCAGTTCATGCACAACTTCAG GGAAGTCTGTGTGCGTCAGGATGGCCGGGTCCATTTGACTGTGGTGTATTTTGGGAAGGAGCAGATGAGTGAAGTCCGTAGCACTTTGGAGAACACGTCCAG ggaagtcaattttaaaaactacactctgctgcagctggatgaAGAGTTCTCCAGGGGCCGCGGTTTGGACGTCGGGGCCCGAGCTTGGAAGGCGGGCAACGTGCTGCTCTTCTTCTGCGATGTAGACATCTACTTCAACGCCGATTTCCTCAACACTTGCAGAATCAACACACAGCCGG GCAAAAAGGTGTTCTACCCAGTCTTGTTCAGCCAGTACAACCCGTCTCTGATCTACGGAGGTCCAGAGCACATCCCGCCTGTGGAGCAACAGCTG gtGATCAAGAAGGACACCGGGTTCTGGAGGGACTTTGGGTTCGGCATGACTTGCCAGTATCGATCCGACTTCATCAACATAG GAGGTTTCGACATTGACATCAAAGGCTGGGGTGGCGAAGACGTCCACCTgtacaggaagtacctgcacAGCAACCTTCTGGTGGTGCGAGCCCCATCGCGGGGCTTGTTCCACCTCTGGCATGAGAAGCACTGTGCTGATGAGCTCCCGCCGGACCAGTACCGCATGTGCATGCAGTCCAAAGCCATGAACGAGGCCTCGCACGGCCAGCTGGGGATGCTCTTCTTCAGACAAGAGATCGAAACTCATCTCCGCAAGCAGAAGCAGCAGCCGAACCCCAAAAAGACCTAA